The Bacteroidia bacterium genomic interval TTGGCTCCGCTATCAAGGATCGGGGTTACCGTTTCGGGAGCAAGATGCATAGTTATCATAATAATCTTGATTTCAGGGTTTCTTTGTTTCACCAGCCGGGTAGCTTCCTGGCCATCCATCACGGGCATCTTCAGGTCCATCAGGATTATATCCGGGTGTTCCTGATTATCCAGAAGGTCAACCGCTTCCCGGCCATTCAGTGCCTCGCCTGTAATTTTTATATCGTTAACGCCATTCAGCAAATTTTTAATGCCATTAATAAAAATTATATGGTCATCTACAATCCATACTTTGATCATTGTTATATTATGCTATTGGTTAAGGCTTTGGATAGTAATATGGGGAGAATTAAACAAAAGGAGTAAATAGCTGCACCTTACGCGATCAAATATCCGCAGCCCGAACGTTGATTTAAATACCTGCAAACAGTGAAAAGACATCCCTGAAAATGGGGATATAAAATTTCTGAAAACGTCAGGTCAGTCAGGCTATGTTGTTTTTCCTTATTTTTAGAGCGTGTTTCAACCTTGTTTAAAAAATTGATACTATGCATCCCGAACTACTCATTGACATTTTGCCGCACCAGCTTGAGGAAGGCTCCCATGAAATATGTATTGCAGCCAAAGAAGAAGGTGCCTGGCGCACATACAGCACCCGGCAATGTGCTGACATCGTAGAGCATGTGGCGTTGGGGCTTTTGGCCCAGGGCATACTTCCCGGAGATAAAGTAGCCATTATCGCGAATAATTGTCCGGAATGGAACTTCATTGATCTCGGGATCATGACGGCAGGCGCTATCACAGTTCCTATTTATCCTACGCTAAGCGAGGAGCACCAGGTGTTTATTTTTAATGACGCCAAAGTGAAAATCGTATTTGTAGAGAATGAGGAACTGCTGGCAAAGGTGGAAAAGCTGAAAATGCGCAAACCTGACCTGCAACATATTTTTACACTGGATAAAATACCCGGTGCTCGCCACTGGAGCGAAGTGACGGATGCCGCACAGGATAGCGGTAAAGAAGAACTGAAAAAACGCAGGCAGCAGATGAAACCTGAGGGTCTGGCTACCATCATTTATACTTCCGGAACTACGGGGAATCCCAAAGGGGTGATGCTGAACCACAACAACATTATCAGCAATCTCATAGGTGTGGCGGAGGTGCTTCCTTTTGACCGCAGCCACAGGGCACTCAGCTTTTTGCCGCTATGCCACAGCTTTGAACGCACCGTTTGTTTCTATTACCTGTACAGGGGTGTGTCAATATATTATGCCGAGAGCCTGGAAACCATAGGTGATAATCTGAAGGAAGTGAAACCGCACCTGTTTACTGCCGTGCCGCGCCTCCTGGAAAAGGTTTATGAAAAGATCATCAAAAAAGGATTGGAGCTGAAAGGTGTGAAGCGTGCCCTGTTTTTTTGGGCCGTTAAGCTGGGGCTGGAATATGATGACGAGGGGAAAAACGGTGGCTTGTACGCTTTCCAGTTGAAGCTGGCGCAGAAGATCATTTTCAGCAAATGGAAGGAGGCGTTAGGCGGGGAGATCGAAATTATCGTCACGGGTGCGGCTGCTCTCCAAATGCGGCTGGCCAGGGTATTTAGTGCGGCTGGCATAGGCGTGAGAGAAGGGTACGGCCTTACGGAAAGTTCGCCCGTGATTGCAGTAAACCGCAAGAACGATTTTAAGCTGGGAACAGTAGGACCGGTACTCCCCGGTGTGGAGGTGAAGATCCTGGAAAATGGCGAAATATGCGCACGGGGTCCCAATATCATGATGGGATACTACAACCAACCTGAGATCACAGCCGAGACTATTGACAGCGAGGGTTGGCTCCATACCGGGGATGTAGGCAGAATGGTAGATGACAAATACCTGAAAATCACCGACCGGCTGAAGGAGATCTTCAAAACTTCCGGAGGAAAGTATGTGGCTCCGCAGCCGCTGGAAAGCAAGATCAGCGAATCCTTTTTCATTGAGCAGGTGATGGTGATCGGGGAGAATGAAAGATTTGTGGCTGCGCTCATCATTCCGGATTTTACCTACCTGAAGGATTGGTGCGCGAGAAATAACGTGCTGTGCAATTCGCCTGAACAAATGATCAGCAGCAAAGCCGTGAAAGATAAGATCCAGCAGGAGATTGACCGCTACAACAGCGAACTGGGACAAACAGAGAAGATCAAGCAGTTCCGGTTACTGCCGAAACCTTTTTCCATTGATGCAGGAGAATTAACACCCACCATGAAGCTGAAGCGAAAAGTCATCATGGCGATTCATGCGGGGCTGATAGAGGACATTTATAAGGATTGAGGTATTGCCGGGAGTTTTTATAATGCCTGTTACCTGTAAAGTTTCATCACTTTTATACTTCTCAAAACTTCAGGCTCTTTTGGCGGTAAGGGTCTGTTCTGCTTTCTATCTTTGCGCCCGGTTTTTTAAATTTAAATTCCAAGCAAAAACAGGAGCCAATGGTACAATTCCACAAGCTGAAGGTGGCGAAGATCAACCGCGAAACGAAGGATGCCGTATCAATTCAGTTTGAGATTCCGGAAGAGCTGAAGAGCACGTTCCGGTATCAGCCCGGCCAATATCTCACGGTGCAGGTGGTGCAGCACGATGTGAAGCACCGCAGGGCATATTCGGTCTGTTCCAGCCCGGCCATGGGCGATCCGCTCACTATTGGCGTAAAGCGGGTGGAAGATGGCGTGGTCAGCACTTATTTGAACGATCATCTCCACGCAGGCGAAATGCTGGAATTCTATCCTCCGATGGGCAAATTCACCATTGCGCTGGATGAGAGTTTCAGGCGCAACTTCATCATGGTGGCTGGCGGCAGTGGAATTACACCTATAATTTCGCTAGTAAAGTCCATTCTTACCGAAGAGCCGCAGAGCCGTGTCTGGCTGTTCTATGGCAACCGCAACGAACACAGCATCATGTTCAAAAGCCAACTGGAGGAGTTGGAGAAGCGGTTCGATAACTTCAGCCTCACGCATATCGTGGATATGCCCCAGGAATCATGGAGCGGCCTCACCGGACAGATCAACCATGACATGTTGCGGGAATTGCTGAAGCAATGCACAGACATGGATCTCACCAGAGAAGCTGAGTTCTTCATCTGCGGCCCTACGGGAATGATGGAGCAGGTAAATGCCACCCTGCGCGAAATGCATGTTCCGAAGGAGAAGATACACATCGAATATTTTACCTCCCCTACACCGCTGGCCGATGAAATTGGTGAGCCGGAGAAAACTACTTCCAAAGCGGCTCCTGCGGAAGCAACAAGCGGTTTGTATGACGAAGAGTTTCCTTCAGACGGCCCGGTAAATCAGGTGAAAGTAATCCTGAACAACGAGACCACGATCATTCAGGTGGATGAAGATGAAAGCATTCTTGAAGCAGCCATGCGGCAGGACCTCGATCCGCCCTATGCCTGCCAGATGGGGATCTGCACTACCTGCCGTGCCCGCTGCAAAGCCGGGGAAGTTTTTATGGACGAGCGGGAGGGACTCACGGACCAGGAGGTGGAGGAAGGCTTTATCCTCACCTGCCAAAGCCATCCGAAAACTCCAGGCGTAGTGGTGGAATATGAGTAGGGGAGCAGCCAGGGTATTCTTTATCCAAATATTAAAAGGAAAGAAATAATCCCTTTTTGTTTTACCGGGTAGCATTTTAATAACTAAAATGGATTATGTCAACTTCCTCTCTCTACGAATTATATAAGCAAAGGGGCACCGTCAGCACCGATAGCCGGAAGATCATTCCGGACAGTATATTTTTTTCGCTGAAAGGCCCGGCCTTCAATGGCAATGAATACGCGGCCCAGGCGCTGGAGAAAGGAGCAGCTTATGCCGTGGTGGATGAAGCTGCGTATGCGAAAAGCGAACGATTCATCTTAGTGGAAGATGCCCTGATGGCATTGCAGGAGCTAGCCACATACCATCGCATGAATATGCGGCTTCCTGTGCTGGCAATTGCAGGCTCTAATGGCAAAACCACCACGAAGGAACTGTTGCAGCGGATACTCACAAAAAAGCTGAAAGTATTTGCCACCCCCGGCAATCTCAATAACCACATCGGGGTTCCGCTCAGCCTGCTTCAACTCAGGCCGGAACATGATATCGCTGTCATCGAGTTTGGTGCAAATCACCGTGGCGAGAATCGCCTGCTGGCAGAAATTGCGTTGCCGGATTTCGGGATCGTAACCAATGTGGGTAAGGATCATCTTGAGGGCTTTGGTGGTATTGAAGGCGTGAAAATGGCCAACAAGGAACTTTATGATTTCCTTGAAGAAAATGACGGTACCGCTTTTATTAATCAGGATGACGAAGAATTGAAAAAGCTGGCCGGCTCCGTAAAAGCAGTTTATTATGGCACCGGTTCAAAATCAAAATATAAAGGAAAGATCCTTAACCGGTTCCCGTTTCTGAAGGTGGCCATTAATTTTTATAATAAGGAAAAGGTGGAGGTACAAACGCATCTTTTCGGTTCATTCCATTTGCAGAATATCCTGGCTGTGGCGGCTATCGGTCATTATTTCGGAGTAGCTCCGGCTGATGTAGCAGAAGCGGTAGAAAGCTATAAACCCGATAACAATCGCTCGCAGGTGGTGCAATGGAAAGGCAACACCCTGATCCTTGACGCCTACAATGCGAACCCCAGCAGTATGCAGGGAGCGCTGGCTGATTTTGGTGACCACCCGCATCCCAGAAAGGCAGTCGTGCTGGGCGACATGCACGAACTGGGAGAAGAAAGCGAAAAGGAGCACCGTGAGATTG includes:
- a CDS encoding long-chain fatty acid--CoA ligase; translated protein: MHPELLIDILPHQLEEGSHEICIAAKEEGAWRTYSTRQCADIVEHVALGLLAQGILPGDKVAIIANNCPEWNFIDLGIMTAGAITVPIYPTLSEEHQVFIFNDAKVKIVFVENEELLAKVEKLKMRKPDLQHIFTLDKIPGARHWSEVTDAAQDSGKEELKKRRQQMKPEGLATIIYTSGTTGNPKGVMLNHNNIISNLIGVAEVLPFDRSHRALSFLPLCHSFERTVCFYYLYRGVSIYYAESLETIGDNLKEVKPHLFTAVPRLLEKVYEKIIKKGLELKGVKRALFFWAVKLGLEYDDEGKNGGLYAFQLKLAQKIIFSKWKEALGGEIEIIVTGAAALQMRLARVFSAAGIGVREGYGLTESSPVIAVNRKNDFKLGTVGPVLPGVEVKILENGEICARGPNIMMGYYNQPEITAETIDSEGWLHTGDVGRMVDDKYLKITDRLKEIFKTSGGKYVAPQPLESKISESFFIEQVMVIGENERFVAALIIPDFTYLKDWCARNNVLCNSPEQMISSKAVKDKIQQEIDRYNSELGQTEKIKQFRLLPKPFSIDAGELTPTMKLKRKVIMAIHAGLIEDIYKD
- a CDS encoding ferredoxin--NADP reductase, whose product is MVQFHKLKVAKINRETKDAVSIQFEIPEELKSTFRYQPGQYLTVQVVQHDVKHRRAYSVCSSPAMGDPLTIGVKRVEDGVVSTYLNDHLHAGEMLEFYPPMGKFTIALDESFRRNFIMVAGGSGITPIISLVKSILTEEPQSRVWLFYGNRNEHSIMFKSQLEELEKRFDNFSLTHIVDMPQESWSGLTGQINHDMLRELLKQCTDMDLTREAEFFICGPTGMMEQVNATLREMHVPKEKIHIEYFTSPTPLADEIGEPEKTTSKAAPAEATSGLYDEEFPSDGPVNQVKVILNNETTIIQVDEDESILEAAMRQDLDPPYACQMGICTTCRARCKAGEVFMDEREGLTDQEVEEGFILTCQSHPKTPGVVVEYE
- the murF gene encoding UDP-N-acetylmuramoyl-tripeptide--D-alanyl-D-alanine ligase, which produces MSTSSLYELYKQRGTVSTDSRKIIPDSIFFSLKGPAFNGNEYAAQALEKGAAYAVVDEAAYAKSERFILVEDALMALQELATYHRMNMRLPVLAIAGSNGKTTTKELLQRILTKKLKVFATPGNLNNHIGVPLSLLQLRPEHDIAVIEFGANHRGENRLLAEIALPDFGIVTNVGKDHLEGFGGIEGVKMANKELYDFLEENDGTAFINQDDEELKKLAGSVKAVYYGTGSKSKYKGKILNRFPFLKVAINFYNKEKVEVQTHLFGSFHLQNILAVAAIGHYFGVAPADVAEAVESYKPDNNRSQVVQWKGNTLILDAYNANPSSMQGALADFGDHPHPRKAVVLGDMHELGEESEKEHREIVDLLKKINLQTVILIGSEFKKVKNKLKCIHFPNAGKLKAWLERQQFHDALFFVKGSRGQQLEKAFE